From a region of the Geothrix sp. 21YS21S-2 genome:
- a CDS encoding phage antirepressor KilAC domain-containing protein, with the protein MTNPIHQEEFNLRPIRGIYRSDQPWIVAPDAATILNFDRPMEAIEALCPESLLCTVPQLGGPGIPLTIINLKDLARLASHSYLPNKAGFLSWIQGFAHRVSLHGSQPRAWVLEETPSAPGAATPDPGALVTLASGGEPRTSSLAIAQGTENDHASVIKLVRTYRADLEEFGLVGFEIQPRPSGQHGGGDVEFALLNEQQATLLMTYMRNSEIVRKFKMRLVKAFYELRNHAQAMRMPQTLPEALRAYAETLEKKEALEVKARDQAATIQTMGPKAAFHDAVSISASSAISISEVAQLLGYGSIRFFALLKDKGILLSHGSRENLPYQEFIDRGYFEVREGIRENSPSGEPKTYRHARVTGKGQAWLQAKFGKAK; encoded by the coding sequence ATGACCAACCCCATCCACCAGGAGGAATTCAACCTCCGCCCCATCCGCGGCATTTACCGGAGCGATCAGCCCTGGATCGTGGCGCCCGATGCGGCAACCATCCTGAACTTCGACCGCCCCATGGAGGCGATCGAAGCCCTGTGCCCGGAGAGCCTGCTGTGCACCGTCCCCCAGTTGGGCGGCCCCGGCATCCCCCTCACGATCATCAACTTGAAGGACCTGGCCCGCCTGGCGTCCCACTCTTACCTCCCCAACAAGGCCGGGTTCCTCTCTTGGATCCAGGGATTCGCCCACAGGGTTTCCCTCCATGGATCGCAGCCCCGGGCCTGGGTCCTGGAGGAGACTCCCTCTGCGCCCGGAGCCGCCACACCGGATCCCGGCGCCCTGGTGACCCTGGCCTCCGGCGGGGAGCCCCGGACCTCCTCCCTGGCAATCGCCCAGGGGACCGAGAACGATCACGCCAGCGTCATCAAACTCGTCAGGACCTATCGGGCAGACCTCGAAGAATTTGGCTTGGTCGGATTTGAAATCCAACCAAGACCATCGGGGCAGCACGGCGGAGGTGATGTTGAATTTGCCCTCCTGAACGAACAGCAGGCGACGCTCCTCATGACCTACATGCGGAACTCGGAGATCGTCCGGAAATTCAAGATGCGGCTCGTCAAGGCCTTCTATGAACTCCGGAATCACGCGCAGGCCATGCGCATGCCCCAGACCCTCCCAGAAGCCCTAAGGGCGTATGCCGAGACCCTGGAGAAGAAGGAAGCCCTGGAGGTCAAGGCCCGGGACCAGGCGGCCACGATCCAAACCATGGGGCCCAAGGCCGCATTCCATGACGCAGTTTCCATCTCGGCGAGTTCCGCGATCTCCATTTCCGAGGTGGCCCAGTTGCTGGGCTATGGGTCCATCAGATTTTTCGCGCTCCTGAAGGATAAGGGGATCCTGCTCAGCCATGGAAGCCGCGAGAACCTGCCCTACCAGGAGTTCATCGACCGCGGGTATTTCGAGGTCAGGGAGGGGATCCGGGAAAACAGTCCGTCCGGAGAGCCAAAGACCTACCGCCATGCCCGGGTGACCGGCAAGGGCCAGGCGTGGCTCCAGGCCAAGTTCGGAAAGGCCAAGTGA
- a CDS encoding DNA cytosine methyltransferase, which yields MTATTVSLFCGAGGESLGKHAALRELGLEDATLISHAVNHWDLAVQAHGINLPNVLVHQEDITQVSAATYGLTRIQLLWASPSCVHHSRARGGKPREDQQRSHAWEVTDRWLRVAQVDVLLIENVPEFEEWGPLNEDGQPIQSRKGEAFQAWVADLRSLGYEVDWRVLCAADFGAPTTRRRFFLQAVKDGKGIHWPEPSHRDPRKPAGLFDAALPPWRTAAECIDWSIPCPSIFDRKKPLAEATLRRIAAGVVRYVVEARRPFLVNLTHGGRLEDLDEPFKTITGANRGEKALVVPSLVGVGGRAGQSGPRGADEPMHTATTKADTALVAASMVSLRGTSPEQIKGSSGSVEEPVRTISAGGGHAAVVAAFLAKHYTGVVGSSVEQPMPTVTATDHNALVAASLVQMCYGERDGQAPRALDIEQPLGTVVAGGIKHGLVAAHMMSIDQQSTGASASRGADEPISTATTKARHALVAAFISHYYGQGTTAQDPGQPLHTITTLARHGLVTVEIDGETYIITDIGMRMLEPKELAAAMGFPEWYRWVMAGGAPLTKRDQVKMIGNAVPPPLAKALVLAVAGPRPELFGLKERIA from the coding sequence ATGACCGCCACCACCGTCTCCCTCTTCTGTGGCGCCGGGGGCGAATCCCTGGGGAAGCACGCCGCTCTCCGAGAGCTCGGCCTCGAGGACGCCACCCTGATCAGCCACGCTGTGAACCACTGGGACCTGGCGGTCCAGGCCCATGGGATCAACCTCCCGAACGTCCTGGTGCACCAGGAGGACATCACCCAGGTTTCCGCCGCCACCTATGGTCTGACCCGGATCCAGCTCCTCTGGGCCTCCCCCAGCTGCGTGCACCACAGCCGGGCCCGGGGCGGGAAGCCTCGGGAGGACCAGCAGCGCTCCCACGCCTGGGAGGTCACGGACCGGTGGCTGCGGGTCGCCCAGGTGGATGTCCTTCTCATCGAGAACGTTCCCGAATTCGAGGAATGGGGACCCCTCAACGAAGATGGCCAGCCCATCCAGTCCCGCAAGGGCGAGGCCTTTCAGGCCTGGGTCGCCGATCTCCGGTCCCTGGGCTATGAGGTGGACTGGCGCGTCCTGTGCGCCGCCGACTTCGGGGCCCCCACCACCCGCCGGCGGTTCTTCCTCCAGGCCGTGAAGGACGGCAAGGGGATCCACTGGCCGGAGCCCTCCCACCGGGACCCCCGGAAGCCCGCGGGGCTCTTCGACGCTGCCCTGCCGCCCTGGCGCACCGCCGCGGAGTGCATCGACTGGAGCATCCCCTGCCCCAGCATCTTCGACAGGAAGAAGCCCCTGGCCGAGGCCACCCTCCGCCGGATCGCCGCCGGCGTGGTCCGCTACGTCGTGGAAGCGCGGCGCCCGTTCCTGGTGAACCTCACCCACGGGGGGCGGCTGGAGGACCTGGACGAGCCCTTCAAGACCATCACCGGGGCGAACCGCGGGGAGAAGGCCCTGGTGGTCCCCTCCCTGGTGGGCGTGGGCGGCCGGGCCGGGCAGTCCGGTCCCCGGGGCGCGGACGAGCCGATGCACACCGCCACCACGAAGGCGGATACAGCCCTTGTGGCGGCCTCCATGGTGAGCCTGCGGGGAACCTCCCCGGAGCAGATCAAGGGCAGCTCCGGGAGCGTGGAGGAGCCCGTCCGGACCATCTCCGCCGGCGGGGGGCATGCGGCCGTGGTCGCCGCCTTCCTGGCCAAGCACTACACAGGGGTGGTGGGGTCCAGCGTCGAGCAGCCCATGCCCACGGTCACCGCCACGGACCACAACGCCCTGGTGGCCGCCTCCCTGGTTCAAATGTGCTACGGCGAGCGCGACGGCCAGGCGCCGAGGGCCCTGGATATTGAACAGCCCCTGGGAACCGTGGTGGCCGGCGGCATCAAGCACGGCCTGGTCGCCGCCCACATGATGAGCATCGACCAGCAGAGCACTGGGGCCAGTGCCTCCCGCGGGGCCGACGAACCGATCAGCACGGCCACGACCAAGGCCCGCCATGCCCTGGTGGCCGCCTTCATCTCCCACTACTACGGCCAGGGCACCACCGCCCAGGACCCGGGCCAGCCCCTGCACACCATCACCACCCTGGCCCGCCACGGCTTGGTGACCGTGGAGATCGACGGCGAGACCTACATCATCACCGACATTGGAATGCGGATGCTGGAGCCCAAGGAGCTCGCCGCGGCCATGGGGTTCCCCGAATGGTACCGGTGGGTCATGGCAGGCGGGGCCCCGCTCACAAAGCGTGACCAGGTAAAGATGATCGGCAACGCCGTTCCGCCACCCTTGGCCAAGGCCCTCGTCCTGGCCGTGGCCGGGCCCCGCCCCGAGCTCTTCGGGCTGAAGGAGCGGATCGCATGA
- a CDS encoding Mor transcription activator family protein — protein sequence MIETIARRREFKARIVKTMISKGIAAAMAESLATLSVDSIWAEYGGQRVYFPKGRNVKADPEQIWEAFTGRNHQELATRFDVTVRRIEQIVAERTAALKVPKGGLP from the coding sequence ATGATCGAGACCATCGCAAGGCGCCGGGAATTCAAGGCCCGGATCGTGAAGACCATGATCAGCAAGGGGATCGCGGCGGCCATGGCCGAATCCCTGGCGACCCTCTCCGTCGATAGCATCTGGGCGGAATACGGCGGGCAGCGGGTCTACTTCCCGAAGGGCCGGAACGTCAAGGCCGACCCCGAGCAGATCTGGGAGGCCTTCACCGGGCGGAACCACCAGGAGCTGGCCACCCGGTTCGATGTGACCGTGCGCCGGATCGAGCAGATCGTGGCCGAGCGCACCGCGGCCCTGAAGGTCCCCAAGGGAGGCCTGCCGTGA
- a CDS encoding DUF5131 family protein gives MAENTKIEWCDHTVNFWWGCTKVSPACLNCYAERQDAHFHPHLAPRDRFQGEKALSSHWGPAAPRLVRVEAATREAMKYERQAVALGRRFRVFTNSMSDFFEDRRDLDQARLQALEVIRLTPHLDWLILTKRPEAIVGLLKRAEGATPSSGMSDWLRNWLNGIPPANVWLGTTVENQEMVEPRIWELIRTPAAVRFLSCEPLLGPLELRLMEQWLGFTQARSLIHWVICGGESGPGARPMHPNWARGLRDQCQEAGVPFLFKQWGEWGASAQHMSTGEPVFRVFENADHWWAKGPTWMSKGDILLDAAGEHLRNSGDLMLSRYPPFTAMRKLGKTRAGRLLDGVEHNGYPDPAGRP, from the coding sequence ATGGCTGAAAACACCAAGATCGAGTGGTGCGACCACACCGTGAACTTCTGGTGGGGCTGCACGAAGGTGAGCCCGGCCTGCCTGAACTGCTACGCCGAACGCCAGGATGCGCACTTCCACCCGCACCTGGCCCCCAGGGACCGGTTCCAGGGCGAGAAGGCCCTTTCCTCCCACTGGGGCCCGGCGGCCCCCCGCCTGGTCCGGGTGGAGGCCGCCACCAGGGAGGCCATGAAATACGAGCGCCAGGCCGTGGCCCTTGGCCGGCGCTTCCGGGTCTTCACGAACAGCATGAGCGACTTCTTCGAGGACCGGAGGGACCTAGACCAGGCCCGCCTGCAGGCCCTGGAGGTGATTCGCCTGACCCCCCACCTCGACTGGCTGATCCTCACGAAGCGCCCCGAGGCGATCGTGGGCCTCCTGAAGCGGGCCGAAGGGGCGACCCCCTCATCCGGGATGAGCGACTGGCTCCGGAACTGGCTGAACGGGATCCCTCCGGCCAACGTCTGGCTGGGGACCACGGTCGAGAACCAGGAGATGGTGGAGCCGAGGATCTGGGAGCTGATCAGGACCCCGGCCGCGGTCCGGTTCCTCAGTTGTGAGCCCCTCCTCGGCCCCCTTGAGCTCCGGCTCATGGAGCAGTGGTTGGGGTTCACCCAGGCCCGTTCCCTGATCCACTGGGTCATCTGCGGGGGCGAGTCCGGCCCTGGCGCCCGGCCCATGCACCCCAACTGGGCCCGGGGCCTGCGGGACCAGTGCCAGGAAGCGGGCGTGCCCTTCCTGTTCAAGCAGTGGGGGGAATGGGGTGCTAGCGCGCAGCACATGTCCACCGGGGAGCCCGTGTTCAGGGTCTTCGAGAACGCGGACCACTGGTGGGCCAAGGGCCCGACCTGGATGTCCAAGGGCGACATCCTCCTGGACGCAGCCGGCGAGCACCTGCGAAACAGCGGGGACCTCATGCTCTCCCGGTACCCCCCGTTCACGGCCATGCGGAAGTTGGGCAAGACCCGGGCCGGCCGCCTCCTGGATGGGGTGGAGCACAACGGCTACCCCGACCCCGCGGGGCGCCCGTGA
- a CDS encoding XF1762 family protein, translating into MLTLAPIDFQDAAKFVGLHHRHHNPPVGWKFGIAAMEDEVLRGVVMVGRPVARHADDGFTLEVLRCCTDGVKNGCSFLYAAAWRVAKNLGYTRLITYTLPQEGGASLRATGWRELYQTPGRSWSVPSRPRVDSHPLGPKTLWEMADEAAG; encoded by the coding sequence TTGCTGACCCTCGCCCCCATCGACTTCCAGGACGCCGCCAAGTTCGTCGGCCTGCACCACCGGCACCACAACCCTCCGGTCGGCTGGAAGTTTGGCATCGCAGCGATGGAAGACGAGGTTCTCCGGGGCGTGGTGATGGTGGGCCGTCCCGTGGCGCGTCATGCCGATGACGGGTTCACCCTGGAAGTCCTCCGGTGCTGCACTGACGGCGTCAAGAACGGGTGCAGTTTCCTCTACGCAGCTGCATGGCGGGTCGCCAAGAACCTGGGCTACACCCGCCTCATCACCTACACCCTGCCCCAGGAAGGCGGAGCCAGCCTCCGCGCCACCGGGTGGCGGGAACTCTATCAGACGCCAGGCCGGTCCTGGTCCGTCCCCTCAAGGCCCCGCGTGGACTCCCACCCCCTCGGCCCGAAAACCCTGTGGGAGATGGCGGACGAAGCCGCTGGCTGA
- a CDS encoding DUF5675 family protein, translating into MDKAPLRLMVQRRRPIGKNTPGDLYVDGVWECHTVEDLVRKLGPKGEGKIPGETAIPAGTYKVIINLSARFGKLMMRLLDVLWFVGILIHGGNTAEDTHGCILVGQKLTAQGTIAAGTSTPAITALFAKVQKALAEGREVWIEVKDAEEGA; encoded by the coding sequence ATGGACAAAGCCCCCCTCCGACTCATGGTCCAGCGTAGGCGCCCCATCGGCAAAAACACGCCGGGGGATCTCTATGTCGACGGCGTGTGGGAATGCCACACCGTGGAGGACCTGGTTCGCAAGCTGGGCCCCAAGGGCGAGGGCAAGATCCCAGGTGAGACCGCCATCCCGGCCGGCACCTACAAGGTGATCATCAACCTCAGCGCACGGTTCGGAAAGCTGATGATGCGGCTCCTGGATGTGCTCTGGTTCGTCGGCATCCTCATCCATGGGGGCAACACAGCGGAGGACACACACGGCTGCATTCTGGTGGGCCAGAAACTCACCGCCCAAGGCACGATCGCCGCCGGCACCTCCACCCCAGCCATCACAGCCCTGTTCGCCAAGGTCCAGAAGGCCCTGGCCGAGGGCCGCGAGGTCTGGATCGAGGTGAAGGACGCCGAGGAGGGAGCCTGA
- a CDS encoding phage terminase large subunit family protein — MNLVKLATSEHLDRARTVLRRARRAWSPPPRMSVTEWADTYRQMSAENCAEPGRFNSARAPYQRGPMNAISDPLIETVTIMSSAQVGKNEICHNGLGWIIDLYPGPALWVAPTEKAAEKWSKTRLAPMLRDTPRLKGKVADPKSRDTGNTILEKQFPEGLLFIVGSNAPSGLASQPIQYVFGDEIDRMEASAGTEGDILDLAKKRTTTYVGRRKHVWVSTPGIKGVSRIFKSWEQSDQRRYFMPCPHCGERITFRWKDPDGTYRVIWPHEPEEPEKAYYVCDRCGGVITDAHKHKMLEAGEWIAGRPEVKGHAGFNLNELYSPWRTFGDVAKAFLEAKAGGPMSLMVWVNTSLGEPWDPRDGEGLQVQGLKARREHYAAEVPIGVAYLTLGGDMQDDRWEYIVRGWGHGGESWLIKRGMVLGNPAMETFWADVDQVLSGEFRHVSGYPMRITSACLDSGGHYSKQVKAFCSPRSNRRIFAIQGASTALQKPVMRSNKKTKLWRLDTIALKDTFFACLRVQGPGPGFVHWPDNLLDDYFDQITAEKVVYQTRNGATRRSYKKVTEDARNEALDCEVYAMAAWEIISVGTDDIERVLKALAEQVGRPQGSGPAALPSGNTGHRTRRVRSAGIT, encoded by the coding sequence ATGAACCTGGTGAAGCTGGCCACCTCCGAGCACCTGGACCGGGCCCGTACCGTGCTTCGCCGCGCGCGCCGCGCCTGGTCCCCCCCGCCCCGGATGAGCGTGACGGAATGGGCCGACACCTACCGCCAGATGAGCGCGGAGAACTGCGCAGAGCCCGGCCGGTTCAACTCAGCGCGTGCGCCCTACCAGCGGGGCCCGATGAATGCCATCTCGGATCCCCTGATCGAGACGGTCACCATCATGAGCTCGGCCCAGGTGGGCAAGAACGAGATCTGCCACAACGGCCTGGGCTGGATCATCGACCTCTACCCCGGGCCGGCCCTGTGGGTGGCTCCGACCGAGAAGGCCGCGGAGAAGTGGAGCAAGACCCGCCTCGCCCCCATGCTCCGGGACACTCCGCGCCTAAAGGGGAAGGTGGCGGATCCGAAGAGCCGGGACACCGGAAACACGATCCTGGAGAAGCAGTTCCCGGAAGGCCTGCTCTTCATCGTCGGGTCCAACGCCCCCAGCGGCCTGGCCTCCCAGCCGATCCAGTACGTTTTCGGGGATGAAATTGACCGAATGGAGGCCTCGGCCGGCACCGAGGGCGACATCCTAGACCTCGCCAAGAAGCGGACCACCACGTACGTGGGCCGTCGAAAGCACGTTTGGGTGAGCACGCCCGGCATCAAGGGGGTCTCCCGCATCTTCAAGAGCTGGGAGCAGTCGGACCAGCGCCGGTACTTCATGCCCTGCCCCCATTGCGGGGAACGGATCACCTTCCGCTGGAAGGATCCCGATGGAACCTACCGGGTGATCTGGCCCCACGAACCCGAGGAGCCCGAGAAGGCCTATTACGTCTGCGACCGGTGCGGCGGCGTGATCACCGACGCCCACAAGCACAAGATGTTGGAAGCCGGGGAATGGATCGCCGGCCGCCCCGAGGTGAAGGGGCACGCCGGGTTCAACCTGAACGAGCTCTACAGCCCCTGGCGAACCTTCGGGGATGTGGCCAAGGCCTTCCTCGAGGCCAAGGCCGGCGGCCCGATGTCCCTCATGGTGTGGGTGAACACCTCCCTGGGCGAGCCCTGGGACCCCCGGGACGGGGAAGGTCTCCAGGTCCAGGGCCTCAAGGCGCGCCGGGAGCACTACGCCGCCGAGGTCCCCATTGGCGTGGCCTATCTCACCCTGGGCGGCGACATGCAGGACGACCGCTGGGAGTACATCGTCCGGGGCTGGGGCCACGGTGGGGAATCCTGGCTCATCAAGCGCGGCATGGTCCTGGGCAACCCCGCCATGGAGACATTTTGGGCCGATGTGGATCAGGTCCTCTCAGGAGAGTTCCGCCACGTGTCCGGATACCCCATGCGCATCACCAGCGCCTGCCTGGACTCGGGAGGCCACTACTCCAAACAGGTCAAGGCCTTCTGCAGCCCACGGAGCAACCGACGCATTTTCGCCATCCAGGGGGCGAGCACCGCCCTGCAGAAGCCCGTCATGCGTTCCAACAAGAAGACCAAGCTGTGGCGTCTGGATACGATCGCCCTCAAGGACACGTTCTTCGCATGCCTGCGCGTCCAGGGCCCCGGGCCCGGGTTCGTCCATTGGCCGGACAACCTCCTGGACGACTATTTCGACCAGATCACAGCTGAAAAGGTCGTGTACCAGACCCGCAATGGCGCGACCAGGCGCTCCTACAAGAAAGTCACCGAGGACGCGCGGAACGAGGCCCTGGACTG